From Bradyrhizobium sp. NDS-1, the proteins below share one genomic window:
- a CDS encoding chemotaxis protein CheW, which produces MTSKKTQSAEGAMVEYVTAMIGGQLFGLPISRVQDVFMPERVTRVPLSSREIAGVLNLRGRIVTVVDMRARLGLPQPEDGKVPMAVGVDLRGESYGLLIDQIGEVLRLPEAGMEENPVNLDPRMAKLAGGVHRLDGQLMVVLDVDRVLELETKVQMAA; this is translated from the coding sequence ATGACCAGCAAGAAGACCCAGTCCGCTGAAGGCGCCATGGTCGAATACGTCACCGCGATGATCGGCGGCCAGCTGTTCGGCCTGCCGATCTCGCGCGTCCAGGACGTGTTCATGCCCGAGCGCGTCACCCGCGTGCCCTTGTCCTCGCGCGAGATCGCAGGCGTCCTCAATCTGCGCGGCCGCATCGTCACCGTGGTCGACATGCGCGCCCGGCTCGGCCTGCCGCAGCCCGAGGACGGCAAGGTGCCGATGGCGGTCGGCGTCGATCTGCGCGGCGAATCCTACGGCCTGCTCATCGACCAGATCGGCGAGGTGCTGCGCCTGCCCGAGGCCGGCATGGAAGAGAACCCCGTCAACCTCGATCCCCGCATGGCCAAGCTCGCCGGCGGCGTCCACCGCCTCGACGGACAGCTCATGGTCGTCCTCGACGTCGATCGCGTCCTCGAGCTTGAAACCAAAGTGCAAATGGCCGCGTGA
- a CDS encoding response regulator, with protein MKTCLVVDDSSVVRKIARRILEGLEFQVTEAEDGSKALEICQRQLPDAVLLDWNMPVMDGFEFMGHMRRLPGGDQPKVVFCTTENNVAHIAQALSGGANEYIMKPFDKDIIADKFAEVGLIPVGQAMV; from the coding sequence ATGAAGACATGTTTGGTGGTCGATGATTCCAGCGTCGTGCGCAAGATCGCGCGCCGGATCCTGGAAGGCCTGGAATTCCAAGTTACCGAGGCCGAGGACGGCTCGAAGGCGCTCGAAATCTGCCAGCGGCAGCTGCCCGATGCGGTGCTGCTCGACTGGAACATGCCGGTGATGGACGGCTTCGAGTTCATGGGTCACATGCGCCGCCTGCCCGGCGGCGACCAGCCCAAGGTCGTGTTCTGCACCACCGAGAACAACGTGGCTCATATCGCCCAGGCGCTCAGCGGCGGGGCCAACGAGTACATCATGAAGCCCTTCGACAAGGACATCATCGCCGACAAATTCGCAGAGGTTGGTTTGATCCCGGTCGGACAAGCCATGGTCTGA
- a CDS encoding CheR family methyltransferase encodes MTPTEYEYLRKFLKDNSGLDLSADKQYLIESRLLPLARKAGLSGIAELVQKLQGGSRTLITDVVEAMTTNETFFFRDKVPFDHFRDTIMPEIIKARAARRSVRIWCAAGSTGQEPYSLAMSLKEMGAALTGWRVEIIATDLSQEVLEKAKAGIYSQFEVQRGLPIQMLMKYFKQTGETWQINPELRAMIQHRQLNLLHDFAQLGTFDVIFCRNVLIYFDQDTKINIFNRLARQIEPDGFLVLGAAETVVGLTDTFRPIPERRGLYKPNDPRAAAAKPALAGAAAPRMAVMAGR; translated from the coding sequence GTGACCCCGACCGAGTATGAGTATCTGCGCAAGTTCCTGAAGGACAATTCCGGGCTCGACCTGTCCGCAGACAAGCAATATCTGATCGAAAGCCGCCTGCTGCCGCTCGCCCGCAAGGCCGGCCTCTCCGGTATCGCCGAACTGGTGCAGAAGCTGCAAGGCGGCTCGCGTACGCTGATCACCGACGTGGTCGAAGCCATGACCACCAACGAGACCTTCTTCTTCCGCGACAAGGTCCCGTTCGATCATTTCCGCGACACCATCATGCCCGAAATCATCAAGGCGCGCGCGGCGCGTCGGAGTGTGCGCATCTGGTGCGCCGCGGGCTCGACCGGGCAGGAGCCCTATTCGCTGGCGATGAGCCTGAAGGAGATGGGGGCGGCGCTGACCGGCTGGCGCGTCGAGATCATCGCCACCGATCTGTCGCAGGAGGTGCTGGAGAAGGCCAAGGCCGGCATCTACAGCCAGTTCGAGGTGCAGCGCGGCCTGCCGATCCAGATGCTGATGAAATATTTCAAGCAGACCGGCGAGACCTGGCAGATCAATCCCGAGTTGCGGGCGATGATCCAGCATCGACAGCTCAACCTGCTGCATGATTTCGCTCAGCTCGGCACCTTCGACGTCATCTTCTGCCGAAACGTGCTGATCTATTTCGACCAGGACACCAAGATCAACATCTTCAACCGGCTGGCGCGCCAGATCGAGCCCGACGGCTTCCTGGTGCTGGGCGCGGCCGAAACCGTGGTCGGTCTGACCGATACGTTCCGCCCGATTCCGGAGCGGCGCGGCCTCTACAAACCGAACGATCCGCGTGCGGCGGCCGCCAAGCCGGCTCTCGCCGGCGCAGCAGCACCGCGCATGGCGGTCATGGCAGGACGCTAG
- a CDS encoding response regulator, protein MPRSSLSPVPSNLPDSTERRALQLLVVDDDATQRSLITVAAKQAGHEVTVAPSVADAIEKLRGARFDCVTLDLVLEDGDGIDVLREMAAAKFGGAVIVISGMDGKRRSAARSFARSVGIELQSLPKPLDLAALRISLANLGKTAMGLPAMHTWGGVATDAIVERHRA, encoded by the coding sequence ATGCCCAGAAGTTCTCTTTCCCCCGTCCCTTCAAACCTCCCCGACAGCACCGAGCGGCGTGCGCTTCAGCTCCTGGTGGTCGATGACGACGCCACGCAGCGCAGCCTGATCACGGTCGCCGCCAAGCAGGCCGGCCACGAAGTCACCGTGGCGCCGTCGGTGGCGGACGCGATCGAGAAGCTTCGTGGCGCCCGCTTCGATTGCGTGACGCTCGATCTCGTGCTGGAGGATGGCGACGGCATCGACGTGCTGCGCGAGATGGCGGCGGCGAAGTTCGGCGGCGCCGTGATCGTCATCAGCGGCATGGACGGCAAGCGCCGCAGCGCCGCCCGCAGCTTCGCCCGGTCCGTCGGGATCGAGCTCCAGAGCCTGCCGAAGCCGCTCGACCTCGCGGCCTTGCGCATCAGCCTCGCCAATCTCGGCAAGACAGCGATGGGTCTTCCGGCGATGCACACCTGGGGCGGTGTTGCCACCGATGCAATCGTGGAACGGCACCGCGCCTAG
- a CDS encoding response regulator transcription factor, whose product MAEQSSRGEIFVVDDDPAVRDTLSMVLKAAGYEVICFADGAALLSVARNRTPAAILLDVNIPGKSGLDILKELHGEDYPAPIFMISGQGDIAMAVGAIKSGALDFIEKPFRGSEIVGRLDEAIGAYARRQAENASPKFGSLHFPGREPLTRREREVLEQFASGASNKEAGRTLGISPRTIEDHRANIMKKLGARNAADLIRIVMTAAQRAS is encoded by the coding sequence ATGGCCGAACAAAGCTCTCGCGGTGAAATCTTCGTGGTCGACGACGACCCTGCCGTTCGCGACACTCTGTCGATGGTGTTGAAGGCGGCGGGCTATGAGGTGATCTGTTTCGCGGACGGCGCAGCGCTGCTCTCCGTCGCCCGAAACCGCACACCGGCTGCGATCCTGCTCGACGTGAACATCCCCGGAAAGTCGGGCCTCGACATTCTGAAGGAGCTGCACGGCGAGGACTATCCGGCACCGATCTTCATGATCTCCGGACAGGGCGACATCGCGATGGCGGTGGGCGCGATCAAGAGCGGCGCGCTCGACTTCATCGAGAAGCCGTTCCGGGGCAGCGAGATCGTCGGCCGGCTCGACGAGGCGATCGGCGCCTATGCGCGCAGGCAGGCGGAGAACGCCTCGCCGAAATTCGGCTCGCTGCATTTCCCCGGACGCGAGCCGCTGACGCGCAGGGAGCGCGAGGTGCTCGAGCAGTTCGCCTCCGGTGCGTCCAACAAGGAGGCCGGCCGCACGCTCGGCATCAGCCCGCGCACCATCGAGGATCACCGCGCCAACATCATGAAGAAGCTCGGCGCGCGCAACGCCGCCGATCTGATCCGCATCGTCATGACCGCGGCGCAGCGCGCGTCGTAA
- a CDS encoding PAS domain S-box protein, which yields MSAPATDNEGASASGLIGRDRPGSPARIRMTLATRLAIAMILLVAVTVAAVGWLGFRNTTEAVIPRVLERVEAQSRLLATNLESYVAGARGDLIGYRSAAAINGLIRAHLGGGIDPSDGVSEQTWRERIATRLAAEIEAKPIYGQFRIIGLDDDQRELVRVDRSGPNGTARIVPDSELERKGERTYFQDTIGLAPGEIYVSPVDLATRQGGTTASHGPTLRVATPLFTPDGKPFGIIIANIDMRPALDHVRATANSGGEIYVVNSRGDYLVHPDRAREFGSLRGNPTNWRDDFPFFSALVGTSDVSTRLMTDGSGGPSGVAIAPALLASKEWIAIIVTVPPSVFGRVPAAIQKTSLLVGVLAVLAAASLAVLLARSLTRPIGRLTAAVEAIGRGKPADIPVDAGGETGVLARAFARMVEETRAKTAALEREIEEHRRTEAARSHHAAREHLFSAAVESSDDAIVMQSLDAIITGWNPAAERLYGYSANEAIGKPTSIIVPPDRRDHGKDYLARIARGEPIERFETVRLRKDGTPVEISLSLSPIRGSSGEIVGVSGTAHSLTEARRAERQLQHQLEERRQIFDTSQDLIMIMDARGHVAQISPSSETILGYRPDEMIGRSGADFIHHEHLEQSREDMRGLRRGERVKVGDTRCFHKDGHAVWLSWMGSWSEQAHRFFFVGRDMTEARLAQESLRESERLARNIVETSLDAFIQTDETSSILNWNSQAEQLFGWHRDEVLGKSTIDLIVAESERERVRAGLKQFLENEDGRSLKRRRELMCRRRDGKEFKAELSVTALKRREGVLFNVFYRDLTDKIAAEERIRHAEKMEAVGQLTGGVAHDFNNILTVITGTIEILAEAVEQEPQLAAITKMIDEAAARGADLTQHLLAFARKQPLQPREVDINTLVVDTAKLLRPTLGEQIQIDSVFEDEICVAIVDPNQLTTAILNLALNARDAMPDGGKLIVETGAAYLDEVYASVNDVRPGHYVLIAVSDTGTGIPANMLPRVFDPFFTSKGPGKGTGLGLSMVYGFIKQSAGHIKIYSEEGHGTTIKMYLPPGKTPTAAGEGVTPATIEGGHETILVVEDDRLVRDYVLAQLHSLGYVTLQAANAAEALAIVAAGKPFDLLFTDVIMPGKMNGRQLADELLKTRPDLRVVYTSGYTENAIIHHGRLDSGVMLLAKPYRKSDLARIIRKALSA from the coding sequence ATGTCAGCTCCGGCCACCGATAACGAGGGCGCCTCCGCTTCAGGCCTGATCGGCCGTGATCGCCCGGGAAGTCCTGCGAGGATCCGCATGACGCTCGCCACGCGGCTGGCCATCGCAATGATCTTGCTGGTGGCGGTCACCGTGGCCGCGGTCGGCTGGCTGGGCTTTCGCAACACCACGGAGGCGGTCATTCCGCGCGTGCTGGAGCGGGTCGAAGCCCAGTCACGCCTGCTCGCGACCAATCTGGAATCCTATGTTGCCGGAGCTCGCGGCGATCTGATCGGCTATCGCTCCGCCGCGGCCATCAATGGCCTGATCCGCGCTCACCTCGGCGGAGGAATCGACCCTTCAGACGGCGTCTCTGAGCAAACCTGGCGCGAGCGCATCGCCACGCGGCTCGCGGCCGAGATCGAGGCCAAGCCCATCTACGGGCAGTTCCGGATCATCGGCCTCGACGACGACCAGCGCGAGCTGGTCCGCGTCGACCGCTCCGGCCCGAACGGAACGGCACGGATCGTCCCCGACAGCGAACTGGAGCGCAAGGGCGAACGAACCTACTTTCAGGACACGATAGGGCTGGCGCCGGGCGAGATTTACGTCTCGCCCGTCGATCTCGCGACCCGCCAGGGCGGCACCACGGCCTCGCACGGTCCGACGCTGCGGGTCGCGACGCCACTGTTCACGCCGGATGGCAAGCCGTTCGGTATCATCATCGCCAATATCGACATGCGTCCGGCGCTCGACCACGTCCGCGCGACGGCGAACTCGGGCGGGGAGATTTACGTCGTGAATTCGCGCGGCGACTATCTCGTTCATCCCGATCGCGCGCGCGAATTCGGTTCACTGCGGGGCAACCCCACCAACTGGCGCGATGATTTTCCATTCTTCTCAGCCCTGGTCGGCACCTCGGACGTGTCCACGCGGCTGATGACCGACGGATCGGGCGGGCCGAGCGGCGTGGCGATCGCGCCGGCACTGCTGGCAAGCAAGGAATGGATCGCGATCATCGTGACCGTTCCCCCGTCCGTCTTCGGCAGAGTGCCGGCCGCCATTCAAAAGACGTCCTTGCTGGTCGGCGTGCTTGCCGTCCTCGCCGCGGCTTCGCTCGCGGTGCTGCTCGCGCGCTCGTTGACGCGCCCGATCGGCCGCCTGACCGCGGCCGTCGAGGCGATCGGCCGCGGAAAACCGGCGGACATTCCCGTCGATGCCGGCGGCGAAACGGGCGTGCTGGCGCGGGCTTTCGCCCGGATGGTCGAAGAGACCCGGGCGAAAACGGCCGCGCTCGAACGCGAAATCGAGGAGCATCGCCGCACCGAGGCCGCGCGAAGCCATCATGCGGCGCGCGAGCATTTGTTCAGCGCCGCCGTCGAATCATCCGACGACGCGATCGTGATGCAATCGCTCGACGCCATCATCACGGGCTGGAATCCTGCGGCCGAACGCCTCTATGGCTATTCGGCGAACGAAGCGATCGGGAAACCCACCTCGATCATCGTCCCGCCCGACCGCCGCGACCATGGCAAGGACTATCTGGCACGGATCGCGCGGGGAGAGCCGATCGAACGATTCGAGACGGTGCGCCTGCGCAAGGACGGCACGCCGGTCGAGATTTCGCTCAGCCTGTCGCCGATCAGGGGGTCTTCGGGCGAGATCGTCGGCGTCTCCGGTACCGCGCACAGCCTCACCGAGGCACGGCGGGCCGAGCGGCAGCTCCAGCATCAGCTCGAAGAGCGCCGGCAGATCTTCGACACCTCGCAGGATCTCATCATGATCATGGATGCGCGGGGCCATGTCGCGCAGATCAGCCCGAGCAGCGAGACCATTCTCGGCTACCGGCCGGACGAGATGATTGGCCGCAGCGGCGCCGACTTCATTCATCACGAACATCTGGAGCAGTCCCGCGAGGACATGCGCGGACTGCGCCGCGGCGAGCGCGTCAAGGTCGGCGACACGCGCTGCTTCCACAAGGACGGGCACGCGGTCTGGCTGTCGTGGATGGGCAGCTGGTCCGAGCAGGCGCATCGCTTCTTCTTCGTCGGGCGCGACATGACGGAGGCGCGGCTCGCGCAGGAATCGCTGCGCGAGAGCGAGCGGCTCGCCCGCAACATCGTCGAGACCTCGCTCGACGCCTTCATCCAGACCGACGAGACCAGCAGCATCCTGAACTGGAACTCGCAGGCCGAACAGCTCTTCGGCTGGCACCGCGACGAGGTGCTGGGCAAGAGCACGATCGACCTCATCGTCGCCGAGAGCGAACGCGAGAGGGTCAGGGCGGGCCTGAAGCAGTTCCTGGAGAACGAGGACGGCAGATCACTGAAGCGCCGCCGCGAGCTGATGTGCCGCCGCCGCGACGGCAAGGAATTCAAGGCCGAGCTGAGCGTCACCGCGCTGAAGCGCCGCGAAGGCGTGCTGTTCAACGTCTTCTACCGCGATCTCACCGACAAGATCGCCGCCGAGGAGCGCATCCGCCATGCCGAGAAGATGGAGGCGGTCGGCCAGCTCACCGGCGGCGTGGCGCACGATTTCAACAACATCCTCACCGTCATCACCGGGACGATCGAGATCCTCGCGGAGGCGGTCGAGCAGGAGCCGCAGCTTGCGGCCATCACCAAGATGATCGACGAGGCCGCCGCGCGCGGCGCCGACCTGACCCAGCATTTGCTCGCTTTCGCGCGCAAGCAGCCGCTCCAGCCGCGCGAGGTCGATATCAACACGCTGGTCGTCGACACCGCGAAACTCCTGCGGCCGACGCTGGGCGAGCAGATCCAGATCGATTCGGTGTTCGAGGACGAGATTTGCGTCGCGATCGTCGACCCCAACCAGCTCACCACCGCGATCCTCAACCTCGCGCTCAACGCCCGCGACGCCATGCCCGATGGCGGCAAGCTGATCGTGGAAACCGGCGCCGCCTATCTCGACGAGGTCTATGCCAGCGTCAACGACGTCCGGCCCGGCCATTACGTACTGATTGCCGTGAGCGACACGGGTACCGGAATTCCCGCAAACATGCTGCCCAGGGTGTTCGACCCCTTCTTCACCTCGAAGGGACCGGGCAAGGGCACCGGTCTGGGGCTCTCGATGGTCTACGGCTTCATCAAGCAGTCCGCCGGACACATCAAGATCTACAGCGAGGAAGGCCACGGCACCACGATCAAGATGTACCTGCCGCCCGGCAAGACGCCGACGGCGGCCGGTGAAGGCGTGACGCCGGCGACGATCGAAGGCGGACACGAGACGATCCTGGTGGTCGAGGATGACAGGCTGGTGCGCGACTATGTGCTGGCGCAGCTGCATTCACTGGGTTACGTCACCCTGCAGGCCGCCAACGCCGCGGAGGCGCTCGCGATCGTCGCGGCAGGAAAGCCGTTCGACCTTCTGTTCACCGACGTCATCATGCCCGGCAAGATGAACGGACGGCAGCTCGCCGACGAGCTCCTGAAGACGCGCCCCGATCTCAGGGTGGTCTACACATCAGGCTATACCGAGAACGCGATCATCCATCACGGCCGGCTGGATTCCGGCGTGATGCTGCTGGCGAAGCCCTATCGCAAGTCGGATCTCGCGCGGATCATCCGCAAAGCGCTGAGCGCGTGA
- a CDS encoding response regulator, with protein MANILIVDDDPAVQLTIRLLLERAGHHVTVAGDGRKGLALFEAGRFDLLFLDIFMPGMDGLETMRHIRALVPAIPIIVISGRSITPDAYAEPDFLKMATKLGAVASLQKPFRPGALLAAVDGCLKAGEPEGSDVSSGHR; from the coding sequence GTGGCCAACATCCTGATCGTGGATGACGACCCGGCCGTTCAACTCACGATCCGGCTGCTCCTGGAGAGGGCCGGTCATCACGTCACCGTCGCCGGCGATGGCCGCAAGGGACTTGCGCTGTTCGAGGCGGGCCGGTTCGACCTGCTGTTTCTCGACATCTTCATGCCTGGCATGGACGGGCTGGAGACGATGCGGCACATCCGGGCGCTGGTTCCGGCCATTCCGATCATCGTCATTTCCGGCCGCTCGATCACGCCGGACGCCTATGCAGAGCCGGACTTCCTGAAGATGGCGACCAAGCTGGGCGCCGTGGCAAGCCTGCAAAAGCCGTTCAGACCCGGAGCACTGCTCGCCGCGGTCGACGGCTGCCTGAAGGCGGGCGAGCCGGAGGGGTCCGATGTCAGCTCCGGCCACCGATAA
- a CDS encoding methyl-accepting chemotaxis protein produces MFKSMASTGIRTRLLGGFALICLLLAATVIYTVTAVSDITSRIRTVTDQRAPVAIASTELVGNLYSTLSTLRGYLLTGDAQGKRDRAAVWAELDRTVAAVDRMAEGFSSPENKANWREARALIAEFRQAQDKAELAAFTPSAYPASELLTKEAAPLIATMFAEITAMIDEEQTLEATPQRKHLLKTFADVRGNLAAAGSQLRLYVASGEAADRDKFEKPLATFKAALAAVGTQEALLTSTQRTAYQAIAKANGTFAASPGKIFAIRQTPQWNMPVFILSTEAAPRAARILDLLDGRKDAEGKRAGGLKSDQQSKLAEDARRMAVEAERLLQLQWILLAAGLVLGTAIAILVARSITCPIVELVNDSALLSGGDTSVAFRTAERGDEIGTVSKAVAKFRDNVIAQQQAAAGLAREAEVREASNRNMESAVEEFRVTSRDLLTLVGENAGTMRQTAESLGGIAHHATNQAASAAAASEQTAVNVQTVAAAAEQLASSIVEIGRQIELSNKTVRSAGEVTARSEAEIEGLAHAAQSISSVVDLIQAIAAQTNLLALNATIEAARAGEAGRGFAVVASEVKALADQTRNATQDIARHITAIQNSTGSAVASVKEVATAMRGIDEVTAAIASAVEQQGAATREISQNVQMAASGTQTLATSIGTVSGAIAETNRSADDVRGAANQVSGAAERLAAEVQAFFVKLRSGPMDRRKGGVPDYRGPERRSCRNAA; encoded by the coding sequence ATGTTCAAATCGATGGCGAGCACCGGAATTCGCACCCGGCTGCTCGGCGGTTTCGCGCTCATCTGCCTCCTGCTCGCGGCAACCGTGATCTACACCGTCACCGCGGTCTCGGACATCACCTCGCGCATCAGGACCGTTACAGACCAGCGGGCGCCGGTCGCGATTGCAAGCACCGAGCTCGTCGGCAATCTCTATTCCACGCTCTCGACGCTGCGCGGCTACCTCTTGACCGGCGACGCGCAGGGCAAGCGCGACCGCGCCGCGGTCTGGGCCGAGCTCGATCGCACCGTGGCTGCGGTCGACCGCATGGCGGAAGGATTCTCCAGCCCGGAAAACAAGGCCAATTGGCGCGAGGCGAGGGCACTGATTGCGGAATTCCGCCAGGCCCAGGACAAGGCCGAGCTGGCCGCCTTCACCCCGTCGGCCTATCCGGCGAGCGAGCTCTTGACGAAAGAGGCCGCGCCGCTGATCGCGACGATGTTCGCCGAAATCACCGCGATGATCGACGAGGAGCAGACGCTCGAGGCGACGCCGCAGCGCAAGCACCTGCTCAAGACCTTCGCCGACGTCCGCGGCAACCTTGCCGCAGCGGGATCGCAACTGCGGCTCTACGTGGCCTCCGGCGAAGCCGCCGACCGTGACAAATTCGAGAAGCCGCTCGCGACTTTCAAGGCCGCGCTCGCCGCCGTGGGCACGCAGGAAGCGCTGCTGACGTCCACCCAGAGAACCGCCTATCAGGCCATCGCCAAGGCAAATGGAACCTTCGCGGCGTCGCCGGGCAAGATCTTCGCGATCCGCCAGACGCCGCAATGGAACATGCCTGTCTTCATCCTGTCCACCGAGGCGGCGCCCCGTGCGGCTCGAATCCTCGACCTGCTCGACGGCCGGAAGGACGCGGAGGGCAAGCGTGCCGGCGGCCTCAAGAGCGACCAGCAGTCGAAGCTCGCCGAGGACGCCCGCCGCATGGCCGTCGAGGCCGAGAGGCTGCTGCAGCTGCAATGGATCCTGCTCGCCGCGGGGCTCGTGCTCGGCACCGCGATTGCGATCCTGGTCGCGCGATCCATCACGTGTCCGATCGTCGAGCTGGTGAACGATTCCGCGCTGCTGTCCGGGGGCGACACCAGTGTCGCATTCAGGACGGCGGAACGGGGTGACGAGATCGGAACCGTCTCGAAGGCGGTGGCGAAATTCCGTGACAATGTGATCGCTCAGCAGCAGGCCGCTGCGGGCCTTGCGCGCGAAGCGGAGGTGCGCGAGGCGTCCAATCGCAACATGGAGAGCGCCGTCGAGGAGTTTCGCGTAACCTCGCGCGACCTGCTCACGCTGGTCGGCGAGAATGCGGGCACCATGCGGCAGACCGCGGAGAGTCTGGGCGGCATCGCGCATCATGCGACGAACCAGGCCGCGTCCGCAGCAGCCGCCTCCGAGCAGACCGCGGTCAATGTCCAGACTGTCGCTGCCGCGGCGGAGCAGCTTGCGAGCTCCATCGTCGAGATTGGCCGGCAGATCGAATTGTCGAACAAGACGGTGCGATCGGCGGGCGAGGTGACCGCGCGCTCTGAGGCCGAGATCGAAGGCCTCGCGCACGCCGCCCAGAGCATCAGCTCGGTGGTCGATCTGATCCAGGCGATCGCGGCCCAGACCAACCTGTTGGCGCTCAACGCCACCATCGAGGCCGCCCGCGCCGGCGAGGCCGGCCGCGGCTTTGCGGTGGTGGCCTCGGAGGTCAAGGCGCTGGCCGACCAGACCCGCAACGCGACGCAGGACATCGCCCGGCACATCACCGCGATCCAGAACTCGACCGGTAGCGCCGTCGCTTCCGTCAAGGAGGTCGCGACCGCCATGCGCGGGATCGACGAGGTGACCGCGGCGATTGCCAGCGCCGTCGAGCAGCAGGGCGCGGCGACGCGGGAGATTTCGCAGAACGTCCAGATGGCGGCCTCGGGAACACAGACGCTCGCCACCAGCATCGGCACCGTCTCCGGCGCAATCGCGGAAACCAACCGTTCGGCCGACGACGTGAGGGGGGCGGCGAACCAGGTTTCGGGAGCGGCCGAGCGCCTCGCCGCCGAGGTCCAGGCCTTCTTCGTCAAGCTGCGCAGCGGTCCGATGGACCGCCGCAAGGGCGGCGTTCCCGACTATCGCGGGCCGGAGCGGCGAAGCTGCCGGAACGCTGCCTAG
- a CDS encoding GntR family transcriptional regulator — translation MESPHPAPRAAPRQAARLDRGRQAAPQVFERLRNAIVALELPPGAPLSRAELAGQFGVSSTPVRDALMRLEEEGLVDVFPQHATVVSRIDVDRAQQAHFLRQALELEIVRLLATGADTSLIVRLDRAIALQQQFARAGDFEAFMAGDNDFHAQLYIAAGKQDLWALVRSRSGHSDRLRRLHLPSPGKAQNIVRHHKLITRAIEAKDPEAAQQHLRKHLSGTLSELDNIRSNYPEYLTD, via the coding sequence ATGGAATCGCCCCACCCCGCGCCGCGCGCGGCACCACGACAGGCCGCCCGGCTCGATCGCGGCCGTCAGGCCGCGCCGCAGGTGTTCGAGCGGCTGCGCAATGCAATCGTTGCCCTGGAGCTGCCGCCCGGCGCCCCACTGTCACGCGCCGAGCTTGCCGGCCAGTTCGGCGTCAGCTCGACACCGGTGCGCGATGCGCTGATGCGGCTCGAGGAAGAAGGGCTGGTCGACGTGTTTCCGCAGCATGCGACCGTGGTCAGCCGGATCGACGTCGATCGCGCCCAACAGGCGCATTTCCTGCGTCAGGCGCTGGAGCTGGAGATCGTCCGCCTGCTCGCAACCGGTGCCGACACGTCTCTGATCGTGCGCCTGGATCGCGCCATCGCATTGCAACAGCAATTTGCCAGGGCCGGTGACTTCGAGGCTTTCATGGCCGGCGACAACGATTTTCACGCCCAGCTCTACATAGCCGCAGGCAAGCAGGATCTGTGGGCGCTGGTGCGCAGCCGGAGCGGACACAGCGATCGCTTGCGACGGCTGCACCTGCCCTCGCCCGGCAAGGCCCAGAACATCGTGCGCCACCACAAGCTGATCACGCGTGCGATCGAGGCCAAAGACCCCGAGGCCGCGCAACAGCATCTGCGCAAGCATCTGTCGGGAACGCTGAGCGAGCTGGACAATATCCGAAGCAACTATCCCGAGTACCTGACAGATTAG